From the genome of Hathewaya histolytica, one region includes:
- a CDS encoding response regulator transcription factor, which yields MEGSIARVLIVDDDENICEVIKMYLENSGYETDMVHNGRDAIEKFGVYKPDLMILDIMLPYVDGIDVLKAIRKDSETPIILLTAKGDTFDKVLGLELGADDYMVKPFEPKELLARVKAVLRRYNLEGTNKEVLNFEDLEIDINSYNVTYKEAEVKMPPKEFELLYFLALNKNKVFTREQLLCEVWGYDYPGDSRTVDVHVKRLREKLQGADSWQIETVWGVGYKFEVK from the coding sequence GTGGAAGGGTCAATCGCAAGAGTTTTAATAGTAGATGATGATGAAAATATATGTGAAGTAATAAAGATGTATTTAGAGAATTCAGGATATGAAACAGATATGGTTCATAACGGTAGAGATGCTATAGAGAAGTTTGGTGTATATAAACCTGACCTAATGATTTTAGATATAATGTTACCTTATGTAGATGGTATCGATGTACTTAAAGCTATTAGAAAAGATTCAGAAACTCCTATAATTCTTTTAACGGCAAAGGGTGATACTTTTGATAAGGTTCTAGGTCTTGAACTTGGAGCTGATGATTACATGGTAAAACCTTTCGAACCTAAAGAATTATTAGCAAGAGTTAAAGCTGTACTTAGAAGGTATAATTTAGAAGGAACTAATAAAGAAGTTTTAAATTTTGAAGATTTGGAAATAGATATTAACTCATATAATGTAACATACAAAGAAGCAGAAGTAAAAATGCCTCCAAAAGAATTTGAGCTTTTATACTTTTTAGCATTAAATAAAAATAAAGTGTTTACAAGAGAACAACTATTATGCGAAGTTTGGGGGTATGATTACCCAGGTGATTCAAGAACTGTAGATGTTCACGTAAAAAGATTAAGAGAGAAGCTACAAGGCGCTGATAGTTGGCAAATTGAAACAGTTTGGGGTGTAGGTTATAAATTTGAGGTAAAGTAG
- the pth gene encoding aminoacyl-tRNA hydrolase: MYLVIGLGNIGKEYDKTRHNAGFDAIDILAKEYKLGIDREKFKGLYGEVRIGMEKVILLKPSTYMNLSGDSVILASDYFNIPSQNIIVLYDDISLDEGRVRIRAKGSAGGHNGIKDIIKKIGTDDFPRIKIGVGAPRGELVSHVLGRFSKEGRAKVEGVLNVCPEIVKTIISEGVPEAMNKYNGFIAE, encoded by the coding sequence ATGTATTTAGTAATTGGACTTGGAAACATTGGAAAGGAATATGATAAAACGCGACATAATGCAGGGTTTGATGCAATAGATATTTTAGCAAAGGAGTATAAACTTGGCATTGATAGGGAAAAATTTAAAGGATTATATGGAGAAGTCAGAATAGGAATGGAGAAGGTCATTCTTTTAAAACCTTCCACATATATGAACCTAAGTGGTGATAGTGTTATATTAGCTTCAGATTATTTTAATATCCCTTCACAAAACATAATAGTACTATATGATGATATTAGTTTGGATGAAGGTAGAGTTAGGATAAGAGCTAAGGGCAGTGCGGGTGGTCATAACGGAATAAAGGATATCATAAAAAAGATAGGTACAGACGATTTCCCTAGAATTAAAATAGGGGTAGGTGCACCTAGGGGGGAGCTCGTGTCTCATGTTTTAGGAAGATTTTCTAAAGAGGGAAGAGCGAAAGTTGAAGGTGTATTAAATGTGTGTCCAGAAATAGTAAAAACAATCATAAGTGAAGGTGTTCCTGAAGCCATGAATAAATATAATGGTTTTATTGCTGAGTAA
- a CDS encoding S1C family serine protease, translated as MKKKSRLITKKFDKKQNVNTVQKNIEFRKSKKQKRINYFIRTTFIITVTVVSGMFISAYMKNDNKTKTINLTNKKLTTKFENKKIISKKEILENNKHALNKIEKGIVVIKNGNKKRLGVVYRDDGHIITCSDNINLKENIEIQFFNKVIRHGEFIGKDSLSKIGVIKVDVGKIDFPDIIDNTSKGDRVIVIEEKSKLEDVEIFQGSVEGIHKKIFGNSNTSIKGKSLINVIITNILRREETDNIFMYNEGGNLIGINFAPKVKLSPEITYSALKITEVQEIVENILNNNNTVIKNIGIMGKGTVPTSNDGVKGLYIQKVCKGSIGEIAKIRPTDIILAVNDKEIKDLAQLVEIVSNHKKDDRLILKIWRNGEIIYNDISAYSLK; from the coding sequence GTGAAGAAAAAATCTAGACTTATTACTAAGAAGTTTGACAAAAAACAAAATGTTAATACGGTGCAAAAAAATATAGAATTTAGAAAAAGTAAAAAACAAAAAAGGATTAATTATTTTATAAGAACCACTTTTATTATTACAGTTACTGTAGTGTCAGGAATGTTTATAAGTGCATATATGAAAAATGATAATAAGACTAAAACTATAAATCTAACTAATAAAAAGCTAACTACTAAATTCGAAAACAAGAAGATTATTTCTAAAAAAGAGATATTAGAAAACAACAAACATGCTTTAAACAAAATTGAAAAAGGCATTGTTGTAATAAAAAATGGAAATAAGAAGAGGTTGGGTGTAGTTTATAGAGATGATGGACATATAATAACTTGTTCTGATAATATAAACCTAAAAGAAAACATTGAAATTCAGTTTTTTAATAAGGTTATACGTCATGGAGAGTTCATAGGTAAAGATTCTTTAAGTAAGATTGGTGTTATTAAGGTGGATGTTGGTAAGATTGATTTTCCAGACATAATAGACAATACATCTAAAGGTGATAGGGTTATAGTTATAGAAGAAAAGAGTAAATTAGAGGATGTAGAAATATTTCAAGGAAGTGTTGAAGGCATCCATAAGAAGATATTTGGTAATAGTAATACATCTATTAAAGGTAAAAGTCTTATTAATGTAATAATAACCAATATACTAAGAAGAGAAGAAACTGATAATATTTTTATGTATAATGAGGGTGGTAACTTAATAGGAATAAATTTTGCACCTAAAGTTAAGCTTTCCCCAGAAATAACTTATAGTGCTTTAAAAATTACAGAAGTACAGGAAATTGTAGAGAATATATTAAATAATAATAATACAGTTATAAAGAATATAGGAATAATGGGAAAAGGCACAGTTCCTACTTCTAATGATGGAGTTAAAGGCCTTTATATACAAAAAGTTTGTAAGGGGAGTATAGGTGAGATTGCTAAAATTAGACCAACAGATATAATATTGGCAGTGAATGATAAGGAAATTAAAGATTTAGCTCAGCTGGTTGAGATTGTAAGTAATCATAAAAAAGATGATAGATTGATTTTGAAAATTTGGAGAAATGGTGAAATTATTTATAATGATATAAGTGCTTATAGCTTGAAGTAA
- the mfd gene encoding transcription-repair coupling factor translates to MRLKGLMQPLLESDKFLEINKNIDKNNFPVGIYGISESAKAYLISGLYNKINKPILIITHSDVEARNLYEDLNLYIPNLSYFPTKELVFYNIDAISGDLRWERLRVLKEVLQGKNSVLITCVDALASVYTPVDLFKENIFKLSVGDILDIKELSEKLVQCGYERSLTVENKGQFSIRGGIIDIFPPIADMPYRIELFDDEIDSIRTFSAETQRSIEKCYTIEIFPAKEIILYNENLNKGYNAIKEDLNILSDKFKDSKKNEEVEKINGIIKSNLESLKERWSFETIDSYIPYFYEKTSTFFDYFKGAFLVMDDPQRCSGKIESLYMEFNENYENFLSRGNILPRQGELIISRDMLKGILEEKEMITVSSMPKTLKEFAPKSIVSFTQITLNDYHGQLDLLIDDIRDKKKKQYKILILSGTKSRGQRLIDTLIDRGVESVYKDLVDEIHNGEVVVSYGSQLKSYDYPDLKLCVISDKGVFGESKRKLRSSKTSQKGISKIKSFTELKLGDYVVHVNHGIGVYRGIKQLEVGNHKKDYLQVAYGGNDILYVPVEQLDLVQKYIGSEGKSPKVTKLSSAEWTKAKRKVKKSIEDIAEELIKLYAARSILKGYAFSKDTVWQKQFEEEFPFQETPDQLTAIEDIKKDMQSNKPMDRLLCGDVGYGKTEVALRAAFKSVMDGKQVAVLVPTTILAKQHYNNFLKRFSDFPVKIDMLSRFRTPAEQKKALQLLKEGNLDIIIGTHKILQKDVIFKDLGLLIVDEEQRFGVKHKEKVKELKKNIDVLTLSATPIPRTLHMSLTGVRDISVIETPPEERYPIQTYVVEFNEQLIRDAILREISRDGQIFFVYNRVETILDMSSYLHKLVPEARIAVAHGQMSERELENIMIDFIEQKYDLLLCTTIIETGIDVQNANTMIIYDADKMGLSQLYQLRGRVGRSNRLAYSYFTYKKDKVLTEVAEKRLKAIKEFTELGSGFKIAMRDLEIRGAGNMMGSSQHGHMSSVGYDLYCRMLEDTISKIKGDIEKEEIETTIEIKIDAYIPSGYIKDETQKIEVYKKIASISSMDELMDIQEEIEDRFSDIPVPVNNLINIAYLKSVANSIGIVEIKEVKDRVNMQFLNKDKLSKDIIKKVLSEYRKELIIKMGEEPIIAYNLKNIKKEDLLENLIKILKDFKSIVLNR, encoded by the coding sequence ATGAGATTAAAAGGATTAATGCAGCCACTACTCGAGAGTGATAAGTTTCTTGAAATAAATAAAAATATAGATAAGAATAACTTTCCTGTAGGAATTTATGGCATATCAGAATCAGCAAAAGCTTATTTAATAAGTGGATTATATAATAAAATAAATAAGCCAATACTAATTATTACTCACAGCGACGTAGAGGCTAGAAATCTTTATGAAGATTTAAACTTATATATACCTAATTTAAGTTATTTTCCCACTAAAGAATTAGTGTTTTATAATATAGATGCTATTTCTGGTGATTTAAGATGGGAAAGATTACGGGTTTTAAAAGAAGTTCTACAAGGAAAAAATAGTGTACTTATAACTTGTGTAGATGCATTAGCTTCTGTTTACACCCCTGTAGATTTATTTAAAGAGAATATATTTAAGCTTTCAGTAGGAGATATATTAGATATAAAAGAATTAAGTGAAAAGCTCGTTCAATGTGGATATGAAAGAAGTCTAACTGTTGAGAATAAGGGTCAATTCTCTATAAGAGGAGGAATAATAGATATATTCCCTCCTATAGCTGATATGCCTTATAGAATTGAACTTTTCGATGATGAGATAGATTCTATCAGAACATTTAGTGCTGAGACACAGAGGAGTATAGAAAAGTGTTATACTATAGAGATTTTTCCAGCAAAAGAGATAATTCTTTATAATGAAAATCTTAATAAAGGATATAATGCGATAAAAGAAGACTTAAACATTTTATCAGATAAATTCAAGGATAGTAAGAAAAATGAAGAAGTAGAAAAGATAAATGGAATAATAAAGAGTAATTTAGAATCTTTAAAAGAAAGATGGAGTTTTGAGACAATAGACAGTTATATACCATATTTCTATGAAAAAACCTCAACTTTTTTTGATTACTTTAAAGGTGCTTTTTTAGTAATGGATGATCCACAGAGATGTTCGGGTAAAATAGAGAGCCTTTATATGGAGTTCAATGAAAACTATGAGAATTTTTTGAGCAGAGGAAATATACTACCTAGACAAGGTGAATTAATTATAAGCAGAGATATGCTTAAAGGGATATTAGAAGAAAAAGAGATGATTACAGTTAGCTCTATGCCTAAAACTTTAAAAGAATTTGCTCCAAAATCCATAGTATCCTTTACTCAAATAACATTAAATGATTATCATGGACAACTTGATCTGCTAATAGATGATATTAGAGATAAAAAGAAAAAGCAATATAAAATATTAATATTATCTGGAACTAAAAGTAGAGGACAAAGGTTAATAGATACTTTAATAGATAGAGGAGTGGAAAGTGTTTATAAAGATTTAGTTGATGAGATACATAACGGGGAAGTCGTTGTAAGCTACGGAAGTCAACTAAAAAGTTATGATTATCCAGATTTAAAGCTTTGTGTTATATCAGATAAAGGTGTTTTTGGTGAATCTAAAAGAAAGTTGAGAAGCAGTAAAACGTCTCAAAAGGGTATATCAAAAATAAAGAGTTTTACTGAATTAAAGTTAGGTGACTATGTAGTTCATGTAAACCACGGTATAGGTGTATATAGAGGAATTAAGCAGCTTGAAGTTGGAAACCATAAAAAAGATTATCTTCAAGTTGCCTATGGCGGTAATGATATACTTTACGTACCTGTAGAACAATTGGATCTTGTACAAAAATATATCGGTTCGGAAGGGAAATCACCTAAGGTTACAAAGTTAAGTAGTGCTGAGTGGACAAAGGCTAAACGGAAAGTAAAAAAATCTATAGAAGATATAGCAGAAGAATTGATAAAATTGTATGCAGCAAGAAGTATACTAAAAGGTTATGCTTTTTCAAAGGATACTGTTTGGCAAAAACAATTTGAGGAGGAATTTCCATTTCAAGAGACCCCTGATCAGCTAACTGCTATAGAAGACATAAAAAAAGATATGCAATCCAATAAACCTATGGATAGGCTACTTTGTGGGGATGTTGGATATGGAAAAACTGAAGTGGCGCTAAGGGCTGCCTTTAAATCCGTGATGGATGGCAAACAGGTGGCAGTTTTAGTTCCCACAACTATATTAGCAAAACAACATTATAATAATTTTTTAAAAAGATTTAGTGATTTTCCTGTAAAAATAGATATGCTTTCTAGATTTAGGACACCAGCTGAACAAAAGAAGGCATTACAATTATTAAAAGAAGGAAATTTAGATATTATTATAGGTACACATAAAATATTACAGAAAGATGTTATCTTTAAAGATTTAGGTCTTTTGATTGTAGATGAAGAACAAAGATTTGGAGTGAAACATAAGGAAAAAGTGAAAGAGTTAAAGAAAAACATTGATGTCCTAACTTTATCAGCAACACCTATCCCAAGAACATTACATATGTCCTTGACAGGGGTGAGGGATATTAGTGTTATAGAAACTCCACCAGAAGAAAGATATCCAATTCAAACTTATGTTGTTGAATTTAATGAACAACTTATTAGAGATGCAATTCTAAGGGAGATTAGTCGTGATGGACAGATATTCTTTGTATACAACAGGGTAGAAACTATATTAGATATGAGTTCATATTTGCATAAATTAGTTCCGGAAGCAAGGATAGCTGTGGCACATGGGCAGATGAGTGAACGGGAATTAGAAAATATAATGATAGATTTTATAGAACAAAAATATGACCTTCTTCTATGTACTACAATTATAGAAACTGGTATAGATGTTCAAAATGCTAACACAATGATAATATATGATGCAGATAAAATGGGATTATCTCAGCTTTATCAGCTAAGAGGAAGAGTTGGACGTTCTAATAGATTAGCTTACTCATATTTTACTTATAAAAAAGACAAAGTCCTAACAGAGGTAGCAGAGAAAAGATTAAAAGCAATAAAGGAATTTACAGAACTAGGATCTGGTTTTAAAATTGCTATGAGAGATTTAGAAATAAGAGGTGCAGGTAATATGATGGGATCGTCCCAGCATGGACATATGTCTTCTGTTGGATATGATCTATATTGTCGTATGTTAGAAGATACTATAAGTAAAATCAAGGGTGATATAGAAAAAGAAGAAATTGAAACAACCATAGAAATTAAAATAGATGCATATATCCCTAGTGGATATATTAAGGATGAAACACAAAAAATCGAAGTTTATAAAAAAATTGCATCTATATCGTCTATGGATGAATTGATGGATATACAAGAAGAAATTGAAGATAGATTCTCAGATATTCCAGTACCAGTTAATAATCTTATTAATATAGCTTACTTAAAAAGCGTTGCAAATTCAATAGGAATAGTAGAAATTAAAGAGGTTAAAGATAGAGTTAATATGCAGTTTTTAAATAAAGATAAGCTTTCAAAAGATATTATTAAAAAAGTTTTATCTGAATATAGAAAAGAACTTATAATTAAAATGGGCGAAGAGCCTATAATAGCTTATAATTTAAAAAATATAAAAAAGGAAGATTTATTGGAGAATTTAATAAAAATTCTAAAAGACTTTAAAAGTATAGTTTTAAATAGGTAA
- a CDS encoding sensor histidine kinase, with protein MKKRGLFTKMLATYTLIISLSFVILATFLSFWFETYYFKQRKEQLESQSVIISQLALRYIKNETTPESVEETLEFIGGYLNADIWIVDNWGYIYAVSNSSHKKLIGNQLFIKDIEDLKKRKIIEKKGTYGQIYNNLIHSIEIPIFTPAKEFAGAIIMNTPMTEITEPLNGVYEIIWISVILGIIISCIIIYRFSQRIIVKPLGEINQVARKISRGEVEKRVTIKADDEIGELASSFNYMADFLEKVEDNRRQFISNVSHEIRSPITSIKGFIGGIIDGIIPKEKERYYLKLAYEEIQRLTRLVNELLDLSALQDGKFKLIVEDVDINEIIRVTVLKFETKIREKDLKVDVCFDNDKLLVVADKDRLVQVITNLLDNAIKYSKDEAEIKINCKSKSKKAIISIYNESDPIPEDTLNKLWERFYRGDKSRTAKVSTGLGLSIVREILSQLNQEIWAQNIDKGVCFSFTLDKSKKN; from the coding sequence ATGAAAAAAAGAGGATTATTTACTAAAATGCTAGCTACATATACGCTTATAATATCTTTGAGTTTTGTTATATTAGCTACATTTCTTTCCTTTTGGTTTGAAACTTATTATTTTAAACAAAGAAAAGAGCAATTGGAAAGTCAATCAGTTATAATAAGTCAGCTAGCACTAAGATATATAAAAAATGAAACAACTCCAGAATCTGTGGAAGAAACTTTAGAGTTTATAGGTGGTTATTTAAATGCTGATATATGGATAGTGGATAATTGGGGGTATATATATGCTGTTTCTAACTCTTCACATAAAAAATTAATAGGAAATCAACTTTTTATAAAAGATATTGAAGACCTAAAAAAAAGAAAAATAATTGAGAAGAAGGGTACTTATGGGCAAATATATAACAATTTAATTCATAGTATAGAAATTCCTATATTTACACCTGCAAAAGAGTTTGCGGGAGCCATTATAATGAATACACCTATGACAGAAATTACGGAGCCCTTAAATGGAGTATACGAAATAATATGGATATCAGTAATTTTGGGAATAATAATATCGTGTATAATAATTTATAGATTTTCTCAAAGAATAATAGTAAAACCTTTGGGAGAGATAAATCAAGTTGCAAGAAAGATATCAAGAGGAGAAGTAGAAAAGAGGGTAACTATAAAGGCCGACGATGAAATTGGTGAGCTTGCAAGTTCATTTAATTATATGGCAGATTTTTTGGAAAAGGTTGAGGATAATAGAAGGCAGTTTATATCCAATGTATCTCATGAAATACGTTCACCTATAACTTCTATAAAAGGATTTATAGGTGGAATAATAGATGGAATTATACCAAAGGAAAAAGAAAGATACTATTTAAAATTGGCTTATGAAGAAATTCAACGTCTAACTCGTTTGGTTAATGAACTTTTAGATCTTTCTGCATTACAAGATGGTAAGTTTAAATTAATTGTAGAAGATGTTGATATAAATGAAATTATAAGGGTTACAGTTCTAAAATTTGAAACTAAGATAAGAGAAAAAGATTTAAAAGTAGATGTATGTTTTGATAATGACAAGCTTTTGGTAGTTGCAGATAAAGATAGGCTTGTGCAAGTAATTACAAACTTATTAGACAATGCTATTAAGTACTCTAAAGATGAAGCTGAAATAAAGATAAATTGTAAAAGTAAATCCAAAAAAGCTATAATTTCTATATATAATGAAAGTGATCCTATACCTGAGGATACTCTAAACAAGTTATGGGAAAGGTTTTATAGAGGTGATAAATCTAGAACGGCTAAAGTGAGTACAGGCTTAGGACTTTCTATAGTAAGGGAAATTTTATCACAACTTAATCAAGAAATATGGGCACAAAATATAGATAAAGGTGTATGCTTTTCCTTTACTTTGGATAAGTCTAAAAAGAATTAA